Genomic segment of Planctomycetaceae bacterium:
ATGTATCGCTGGCGTCACCGGCGAACAGACCGTCTCCCGAAACGGACTTCCGCATTTCCTTCAGCATCATCGAGACAAACAGCGCCTCGAAGTCGCGAGCCGCCTGCTGTTCGCGGCTGACGGCCGGTTCGATTTCCGAAGTTCCGGACAGGCCGGAAGTGGTCCCTGGATTGATGATCGAATTCATGGTTTCGCCCATGCTGCTTTGTTATTGAATGATCAGTTCCGCATGCAGCGCGCCACTTTCCTTCAGCATCTGGAAGATGGAACTCAGGTCGCGCGGTGTGACTCCCAAAGCGTTCAGTGATGCCGCAAGGTCCGCGACGGTGGCCGGTTCGTTCAGGACATTCACAGCGCCGCCCTGCTCCGTAACGTCCACCTGCGTGCGCGGAACGACCGTGGTTTCACCCTGTGACAAAGGCGCCGGCTGTGAGACTTCCGGCGATTCCATCGTGGACACGATCAGGTTGCCATGCGTGATGGCGACACTGGAAAGACGGACGTTTTCCGTGAACACAATTGTTCCGGTACGCTCGTTGATCGTGACCTTCGCTCCGACGTCCGGCGTGACCGTCAGTGCCTGGCAGCGCGCCACAAATTCGTACGGCGCGTCGAAATCGTCGTAAGGAATATGAACGGCGATCTTTGCGGGATCCTGCATTTCCGCCGCGGAGGGTGAAAGCGAATTGATCGCCTGAGTAATCCGGCGAGCGGTTTCGTATTCGGGCCTTCTGAGCAACAGGTGGAAGCAGCCGTCCGTGAAAATCGTCGAAGGCACTTCACGTTCCACGATGCCTCCGTCCGGAATCCGTCCCGTGGTGGGATGATTCTTCACGACGCCTGCCGCCTGGCCGCCGAAGTTTCCGCCGTTCAGGGAAATCGGTCCGGACGCGAGCACATACACTTCCCCGTCGACTCCCGTCAGTTCCGCGCCGATGAGATAACCGCCGGTCAGACTGGCCGCGTCATCATACGCGGACACGGTGACATCGATCGTCTGACCCTTCTTCGCGTGCGGCGGCAGCCTCGCGGAAACAATCACGACCGACAGGTTGTCCGTTTTCTCGC
This window contains:
- a CDS encoding flagellar basal body P-ring protein FlgI yields the protein MHCSVSVARLLLFTLLAVPFCDARAQQVTRPVSGPVVRIKDITQLAGEHPNQLVAYGLVSGLAGTGGSSESTKRIAIELLQRLGLRSEPQVRQLIRQAREKTDNLSVVIVSARLPPHAKKGQTIDVTVSAYDDAASLTGGYLIGAELTGVDGEVYVLASGPISLNGGNFGGQAAGVVKNHPTTGRIPDGGIVEREVPSTIFTDGCFHLLLRRPEYETARRITQAINSLSPSAAEMQDPAKIAVHIPYDDFDAPYEFVARCQALTVTPDVGAKVTINERTGTIVFTENVRLSSVAITHGNLIVSTMESPEVSQPAPLSQGETTVVPRTQVDVTEQGGAVNVLNEPATVADLAASLNALGVTPRDLSSIFQMLKESGALHAELIIQ